From the genome of Camelus bactrianus isolate YW-2024 breed Bactrian camel chromosome 33, ASM4877302v1, whole genome shotgun sequence, one region includes:
- the SPATA19 gene encoding spermatogenesis-associated protein 19, mitochondrial isoform X1 yields the protein MIITTWIVYIFARKGAGFPFPPKVSSDVEVVESEAVSVVQHWLKKTEEEASKDIKEKMSASCPPSHGQDVHVTRDVVKHHLSKSDLLKSQSQEVLEERTRIQFIRWSHTRIFQVPSEVRNDVMRDRIEQVRRSLCHLSDETSQELHDRNSCSDC from the exons ATGATCATTACAACATGGATTGTGTACATTTTTGCCCGGAAAGGTGCCGGgttccccttccccccaaaagtCAGTTCG GACGTGGAAGTGGTGGAGAGCGAGGCTGTGTCTGTAGTGCAGCACTGGCTGAAGAAG ACTGAAGAAGAGGCTTCCAAGGACATAAAGGAGAAGATGTCCGCCAGCTGCCCTCCTTCGCACGGCCAAGACGTGCACGTGACCAGAGATGTG GTGAAGCACCACCTCTCAAAGTCTGATTTGTTAAAAAGCCAGAGTCAGGAGGTCCTGGAGGAAAGAACAAGGATCCAGTTCATAAGATGGAG CCACACCCGCATCTTCCAAGTGCCCAGTGAGGTGAGAAATGACGTCATGCGAGATCGGATAGAGCAGGTGAGACGCAG CTTGTGCCATCTTTCGGATGAGACATCTCAGGAGCTTCATGACAGAAATTCCTGTTCAGACTGCTGA
- the SPATA19 gene encoding spermatogenesis-associated protein 19, mitochondrial isoform X2, translated as MFTAALNASNWMQHRSPSVDVEVVESEAVSVVQHWLKKTEEEASKDIKEKMSASCPPSHGQDVHVTRDVVKHHLSKSDLLKSQSQEVLEERTRIQFIRWSHTRIFQVPSEVRNDVMRDRIEQVRRSLCHLSDETSQELHDRNSCSDC; from the exons atgttcacagcagcattaaaCGCCTCAAACTGGATGCAACACAGAAGTCCATCGGTT GACGTGGAAGTGGTGGAGAGCGAGGCTGTGTCTGTAGTGCAGCACTGGCTGAAGAAG ACTGAAGAAGAGGCTTCCAAGGACATAAAGGAGAAGATGTCCGCCAGCTGCCCTCCTTCGCACGGCCAAGACGTGCACGTGACCAGAGATGTG GTGAAGCACCACCTCTCAAAGTCTGATTTGTTAAAAAGCCAGAGTCAGGAGGTCCTGGAGGAAAGAACAAGGATCCAGTTCATAAGATGGAG CCACACCCGCATCTTCCAAGTGCCCAGTGAGGTGAGAAATGACGTCATGCGAGATCGGATAGAGCAGGTGAGACGCAG CTTGTGCCATCTTTCGGATGAGACATCTCAGGAGCTTCATGACAGAAATTCCTGTTCAGACTGCTGA